The proteins below come from a single Kosakonia sp. SMBL-WEM22 genomic window:
- the mdtD gene encoding multidrug transporter subunit MdtD: MTKKKGRSMAGLPWIAAMAFFMQALDATILNTALPAIAQSLNRSPLAMQSAIISYTLTVAMLIPVSGWLADRFGTRRIFMLAVSLFTLGSLACALSNSLAMLVVFRVIQGIGGAMMMPVARLALLRAYPRSELLPVLNFVTMPGLVGPILGPVMGGVLVTWASWHWIFLINIPIGVAGLLYARKYMPNFTTPRRSFDMWGFLLFGLSLVLFSSGMELFGEKVVETWLALSIIFSGIALLLLYIRHARRHPTPLISLNLFKTRTFSVGIAGNIASRLGTGCVPFLMPLMLQVGFGYPALIAGCMMAPTALGSILAKSTVTQILRWFGYRKTLVGVTLFIGVMIAQFALQTQAMAIWMLVLPLFILGMAMSTQFTAMNTISLADLTDENASSGNSVLAVTQQLSISLGVAVSAAVLRFYEGFDGTNTVEQFHYTFMTMGAVTVVSALTFMLLKAKDGRNLIKERHKKSG, encoded by the coding sequence ATGACAAAGAAGAAAGGGCGCAGTATGGCCGGGCTGCCGTGGATCGCCGCGATGGCCTTTTTTATGCAGGCGCTCGACGCCACCATCCTTAACACCGCCCTACCCGCCATTGCGCAAAGTCTTAACCGTTCACCGCTGGCGATGCAGTCCGCCATTATCAGTTACACCCTGACCGTTGCTATGCTTATTCCGGTCAGCGGCTGGCTGGCCGACCGCTTCGGCACGCGACGCATCTTTATGTTAGCCGTCAGCCTTTTCACCCTCGGCTCGCTGGCCTGCGCCCTCTCCAACTCTCTGGCCATGCTGGTTGTCTTCCGCGTGATTCAGGGGATTGGCGGGGCGATGATGATGCCGGTGGCGCGCCTTGCCCTGCTGCGCGCCTATCCGCGCAGTGAATTGCTGCCGGTACTTAACTTTGTCACCATGCCGGGGCTGGTCGGGCCGATTCTTGGGCCGGTGATGGGCGGCGTGCTGGTTACCTGGGCAAGCTGGCACTGGATCTTTCTAATTAATATTCCCATTGGTGTCGCCGGGTTGCTCTATGCGCGTAAATATATGCCGAACTTCACCACGCCGCGCCGCAGTTTTGATATGTGGGGCTTCCTGCTGTTCGGCTTAAGCCTGGTGCTCTTCTCAAGCGGCATGGAACTGTTCGGCGAGAAAGTGGTTGAAACCTGGCTTGCCCTAAGCATTATCTTCAGCGGCATTGCCCTATTGCTGCTCTATATTCGCCACGCCCGCCGCCACCCGACGCCGCTTATCTCGCTCAATCTCTTCAAGACGCGCACCTTCTCCGTCGGCATCGCCGGGAATATCGCTTCGCGCCTCGGCACCGGCTGCGTTCCTTTCTTAATGCCACTGATGTTGCAGGTTGGCTTTGGCTATCCGGCGCTGATCGCTGGTTGCATGATGGCCCCCACGGCTCTGGGCTCCATTCTGGCGAAATCGACCGTCACGCAGATCCTGCGCTGGTTTGGCTATCGCAAAACACTGGTTGGCGTCACGCTCTTTATTGGTGTGATGATTGCGCAGTTCGCCCTGCAAACCCAGGCGATGGCAATCTGGATGCTGGTGCTGCCGCTGTTCATATTAGGGATGGCGATGTCGACGCAGTTTACCGCCATGAATACCATCTCCCTTGCCGACTTAACGGATGAAAACGCCAGCAGCGGCAATAGCGTGCTTGCGGTAACGCAGCAGCTGTCGATAAGCCTCGGTGTGGCGGTGAGCGCAGCGGTGCTGCGTTTTTATGAAGGGTTCGATGGCACCAATACCGTTGAACAGTTCCACTACACCTTTATGACGATGGGCGCAGTAACGGTAGTCTCCGCGTTAACCTTTATGCTGTTGAAGGCGAAAGATGGCCGCAACCTGATCAAGGAGCGCCACAAAAAATCAGGCTGA
- the dsbA gene encoding thiol:disulfide interchange protein DsbA: MKKIWLALAGMILAFSASAADITEGKQYNTLDKPVAGEPQVLEFFSFYCPHCYDFEQVWHVSEAVKKKLPEGTKMTKYHVEFLGPLGKEMTQAWAVAMALGVEDKISSPMFEAVQKTQTVQTVADIRNVFIKAGVKGEEYDAAWNSFVVKSLVAQQEKAAADLQLQGVPAMFVNGKYQIDQRGMDGSSLDAFVKSYADTVKFLVEKK; encoded by the coding sequence ATGAAGAAGATTTGGCTGGCGCTGGCAGGAATGATTCTGGCATTTAGCGCTTCGGCAGCAGACATTACCGAAGGTAAGCAGTACAACACGCTGGATAAACCGGTCGCCGGCGAACCGCAGGTGCTGGAATTCTTCTCATTCTACTGCCCGCACTGCTACGACTTTGAGCAGGTGTGGCACGTCTCTGAAGCAGTGAAGAAGAAGCTGCCTGAAGGGACAAAAATGACCAAATACCACGTCGAGTTCCTCGGGCCGCTGGGCAAAGAGATGACGCAGGCTTGGGCCGTAGCGATGGCGCTGGGCGTGGAAGATAAAATCAGCTCTCCGATGTTCGAAGCGGTACAAAAAACGCAGACTGTTCAAACCGTTGCTGACATTCGTAACGTATTCATCAAAGCTGGCGTTAAGGGCGAAGAGTATGACGCCGCCTGGAACAGTTTCGTAGTGAAATCTCTGGTTGCTCAGCAAGAGAAAGCCGCGGCCGATCTGCAGTTGCAGGGTGTACCGGCGATGTTCGTCAATGGTAAATACCAGATCGATCAACGCGGTATGGACGGCAGCAGCCTTGATGCGTTTGTGAAAAGCTACGCTGATACGGTGAAGTTCCTGGTTGAGAAGAAGTAA
- the mobA gene encoding molybdenum cofactor guanylyltransferase MobA → MVKDSSAVIGVVLAGGKASRMAGKDKGLLVLNDKPLWQHVAERLAPQVESVVISANRNLDAYRLSGLPVIEDTLGDFPGPLAGMLAALQQCESEWFLFCPCDTPYIPGDLLSCLVAGRGQAPAVWVHDGERDHPVIALLHRDLLPRLEAWLAQGERRVMKFMYEAGGHAVDFSDCRATFANVNTPEDLARWQEKS, encoded by the coding sequence TTGGTGAAGGATAGCAGTGCAGTAATCGGCGTCGTGCTGGCTGGCGGCAAAGCCTCGCGCATGGCAGGTAAAGACAAAGGCTTACTGGTGCTTAACGATAAACCGCTCTGGCAACATGTCGCTGAAAGATTAGCGCCGCAGGTAGAGAGTGTGGTGATCAGCGCCAATCGTAACCTTGATGCCTATCGCCTTAGTGGCCTGCCGGTCATTGAGGATACGCTAGGTGACTTCCCGGGTCCGCTGGCGGGTATGCTCGCTGCGTTACAACAGTGCGAAAGCGAATGGTTTCTCTTTTGCCCCTGTGACACGCCCTATATTCCAGGCGATCTCTTATCGTGTTTAGTGGCAGGCCGCGGGCAGGCTCCGGCAGTGTGGGTGCATGATGGCGAACGCGATCATCCGGTCATCGCTCTGCTTCATCGGGACCTTTTACCGCGACTGGAAGCGTGGCTGGCACAGGGAGAACGCAGGGTGATGAAGTTTATGTATGAAGCAGGCGGGCATGCGGTTGATTTCAGTGATTGCCGCGCGACATTCGCCAATGTGAATACGCCTGAGGATCTCGCACGCTGGCAGGAGAAATCATGA
- a CDS encoding YihD family protein, whose translation MKCKRLNEVIELLQPAWQKEPELNLMQFLQKLAQESGYEGGLADLSDDILIYHLKMRDSAKDAAIPGIQKDYEEDFKTALLRARGVIKE comes from the coding sequence ATGAAATGTAAACGCCTCAACGAAGTTATCGAACTTCTTCAGCCAGCGTGGCAGAAAGAACCCGAACTCAATTTAATGCAATTTTTGCAGAAACTGGCGCAAGAGTCAGGTTACGAGGGCGGACTGGCAGATTTAAGTGATGACATCCTGATCTATCACCTGAAAATGCGCGACTCGGCAAAGGACGCAGCGATCCCGGGCATTCAAAAAGATTACGAAGAGGATTTCAAAACCGCGTTACTGCGCGCCCGCGGCGTGATTAAAGAGTAA
- the rbsR gene encoding ribose operon transcriptional repressor RbsR — protein sequence MATMKDVARLAGVSTSTVSHVINNDRFVSDAIREKVDAAIASLNYAPSAVARSLKLKQTRTIGMLITASTNPFYSELVRGVERSCFERGYSLVLCNTEGDEQRMNRNLETLMQKRVDGLLLLCTETHQPSQVIMSRYPSIPTVMMDWAPFDGDSDLIQDNSLLGGMMATEYLIHKGMTRIACITGPLDKTPSRLRLEGYREAMARAGLTIRDGDEIESDFEFGGGLTAMQRLLAMDERPQAVFIGNDAMAVGAYQALYQAGLSIPQDMAIVGYDDIELARYMTPPLTTIHQPKDELGELAIDVLIHRIADPSLQQQRLQLTPVLMERGSA from the coding sequence GTGGCCACCATGAAGGATGTTGCCCGCCTGGCGGGCGTTTCTACCTCTACCGTCTCCCACGTCATTAATAATGATCGTTTTGTCAGTGACGCAATTCGCGAGAAGGTGGATGCTGCGATCGCCTCACTGAACTATGCGCCTTCCGCGGTGGCACGCAGCCTGAAGCTTAAGCAGACACGCACGATCGGGATGCTGATCACTGCCAGTACCAACCCTTTTTACTCTGAGCTGGTGCGCGGGGTAGAGCGCAGCTGCTTTGAGCGGGGTTATAGCCTGGTGTTATGCAACACCGAAGGCGACGAACAGCGGATGAACCGCAATCTGGAAACGCTGATGCAAAAGCGCGTCGACGGCCTGCTTCTGCTCTGTACCGAAACGCATCAGCCTTCGCAAGTCATCATGAGCCGTTACCCTTCGATTCCCACCGTGATGATGGATTGGGCACCGTTCGATGGCGACAGCGATCTGATCCAAGATAACTCGCTGTTGGGCGGCATGATGGCGACGGAGTATCTCATCCATAAAGGGATGACGCGTATCGCCTGTATTACCGGCCCGCTGGATAAAACGCCTTCCCGGCTGCGGCTGGAGGGGTATCGTGAGGCGATGGCGCGCGCCGGGTTAACGATTCGCGACGGCGACGAGATCGAGAGTGATTTCGAGTTTGGCGGTGGCCTGACGGCGATGCAGCGTCTGCTGGCGATGGATGAGCGCCCGCAGGCGGTATTTATCGGCAATGATGCGATGGCGGTCGGCGCTTATCAGGCGCTCTACCAGGCGGGGCTGTCGATCCCGCAGGATATGGCGATTGTCGGATACGACGATATTGAGCTGGCGCGCTATATGACGCCGCCGCTCACCACTATCCATCAGCCAAAGGATGAACTGGGTGAGCTGGCGATTGATGTGCTGATCCACCGTATTGCCGACCCGAGCCTGCAGCAACAGCGCCTACAGCTGACGCCTGTCTTAATGGAGCGCGGTTCAGCCTGA
- a CDS encoding FadR/GntR family transcriptional regulator, producing the protein MPLNAQQLAAQKNISWVLAEKLAQQILRGEYVPGTILPGEMELGEKFGVSRTAVREAIKTLTAKGMVLPRPRIGTRVMPKGNWNFLDTELLSWWMSEDNFQEVIQHFLVMRASLEPQACLLAATLASAEQKAYLNTLMEEMVCLKKTFNRERWIEVDMAWHEHIYTMSGNPFLISFATLFHSVYHTYFTSITENEVIKLDLHQAIVDAIQESDGESACQACQRLLNSPN; encoded by the coding sequence ATGCCTTTAAACGCACAGCAGCTTGCCGCACAGAAAAACATCTCCTGGGTCTTAGCCGAGAAACTGGCGCAGCAGATCCTCAGAGGAGAGTATGTGCCGGGAACCATCTTGCCCGGCGAGATGGAGCTCGGCGAGAAGTTTGGCGTAAGCCGTACCGCAGTGAGAGAGGCAATAAAGACATTAACCGCGAAGGGCATGGTCTTACCCCGCCCGCGCATCGGCACACGCGTGATGCCGAAGGGGAACTGGAACTTCCTTGATACCGAGCTTCTCTCATGGTGGATGAGCGAAGACAACTTCCAGGAAGTGATCCAACACTTTCTCGTTATGCGCGCCAGCCTCGAGCCGCAGGCCTGTCTCCTGGCCGCCACACTGGCAAGCGCCGAGCAAAAGGCTTATCTCAATACATTAATGGAAGAGATGGTGTGCCTGAAAAAGACGTTCAACCGTGAACGCTGGATAGAGGTGGACATGGCGTGGCATGAGCATATCTACACCATGAGCGGTAATCCTTTCCTTATCTCTTTCGCCACACTTTTCCACTCGGTTTACCATACTTACTTCACCTCTATTACTGAGAACGAAGTGATTAAGCTGGATCTTCACCAGGCTATCGTCGACGCGATTCAGGAAAGCGACGGTGAGAGTGCGTGTCAGGCGTGCCAGAGATTGTTGAATTCGCCTAATTAA
- the polA gene encoding DNA polymerase I, translating into MVQIPENPLILVDGSSYLYRAYHAFPPLTNSVGEPTGAMYGVLNMLRSLLLQYQPTHVAVVFDAKGKTFRDELFEHYKSHRPPMPDDLRAQIEPLHAMVKAMGLPLLAVSGVEADDVIGTLACEADKKGRPVLISTGDKDMAQLVTPNVTLINTMSNTILGPEEVVTKYGVPPELIIDFLALMGDSSDNIPGVPGVGEKTAQALLQGLGGLDSLYAAPEKIAELSFRGAKTMAAKLEQNKEVAYLSYQLATIKTDVPLELTSEQLEVQQPATEELVELFKRYEFKRWTADVEAGKWLQARGSKPAAKPQETIVVEAEPDIPTATLSAENYVTILDEETLQSWIGKLKSAALFAFDTETDSLDNISANLVGISFAIEPGVAAYVPVAHDYLDAPEQIPRDRALELLKPLLEDEKLLKVGQNLKYDRGVLENYGIELRGIAFDTMLESYVLNSVVGRHDMDSLSQRWLKHKTVTFEEIAGKGKNQLTFNQIALEEAGHYAAEDADVTLQLHLAMWPELQQHAGPLNVLQNIEMPLVPVISRIERNGVNIDPAVLHKHSEELTLRLAELEQKAHEIAGEAFNLSSTKQLQTILFEKQGIKPLKKTPGGAPSTSEEVLEELALDYPLPKVILQYRGLAKLKSTYTDKLPLMINPKTGRVHTSYHQAVTATGRLSSTDPNLQNIPVRNEEGRRIRQAFIAPKDYVIVSADYSQIELRIMAHLSRDKGLLKAFAEGQDIHRATAAEVFGLPLESVSNEQRRSAKAINFGLIYGMSAFGLSRQLNIPRKESQKYMDLYFERYPGVLEYMERTRAQAKESGYVETLDGRRLYLPDIKSSNAARRAGAERAAINAPMQGTAADIIKRAMIAVDAWLQQEKPRVRMIMQVHDELVFEVHKEDIEAVTKKIHELMESSTQLDVPLLVEVGSGPNWDQAH; encoded by the coding sequence ATGGTTCAGATCCCCGAAAACCCACTCATTCTTGTTGACGGCTCCTCTTACCTCTATCGCGCGTATCATGCGTTTCCGCCTCTGACTAATAGCGTCGGGGAACCCACTGGCGCAATGTATGGCGTGTTGAATATGCTGCGCAGCCTGTTGCTACAGTATCAGCCGACGCATGTCGCCGTGGTGTTTGATGCGAAGGGTAAGACGTTCCGTGATGAGCTGTTCGAACATTATAAATCTCACCGCCCGCCAATGCCGGACGATCTGCGAGCGCAGATTGAGCCACTGCATGCGATGGTGAAAGCGATGGGTCTGCCGCTGCTGGCGGTATCGGGTGTTGAAGCGGATGACGTCATCGGCACGCTGGCATGTGAAGCGGACAAAAAAGGGCGTCCGGTGCTGATCAGTACTGGCGACAAAGATATGGCGCAGCTGGTGACACCGAATGTCACACTGATCAACACCATGTCCAACACCATTTTGGGGCCGGAAGAGGTCGTCACCAAATATGGCGTGCCGCCAGAGCTGATTATCGACTTCCTCGCGCTGATGGGCGACTCCTCCGATAACATCCCGGGCGTACCTGGCGTGGGCGAAAAAACCGCGCAGGCGCTGTTACAAGGGCTGGGCGGCCTGGATTCTCTGTACGCCGCGCCGGAGAAGATTGCCGAACTGAGCTTCCGTGGTGCGAAAACCATGGCGGCGAAGCTGGAGCAGAATAAAGAGGTGGCTTACCTCTCTTACCAACTGGCGACCATCAAAACCGACGTTCCGCTGGAGCTGACGAGCGAACAGCTTGAAGTTCAGCAGCCGGCCACCGAAGAGCTGGTGGAGCTCTTTAAGCGTTACGAATTCAAACGCTGGACTGCGGATGTCGAAGCCGGTAAATGGCTACAGGCGAGAGGCAGCAAGCCAGCCGCCAAGCCGCAGGAAACGATCGTAGTGGAAGCGGAGCCCGATATCCCGACCGCCACACTTTCGGCAGAAAACTACGTCACTATCCTTGATGAAGAGACGTTGCAGAGCTGGATCGGCAAACTGAAAAGCGCGGCGCTGTTTGCCTTCGATACGGAAACGGACAGCCTGGATAACATCAGCGCTAATCTGGTCGGCATCTCCTTTGCCATCGAACCGGGCGTAGCGGCCTATGTGCCGGTTGCCCATGACTACCTTGATGCACCGGAGCAGATCCCACGCGACCGCGCACTGGAGCTGCTGAAGCCGCTGCTGGAAGATGAAAAGCTTCTCAAAGTGGGTCAGAACCTGAAATACGATCGCGGCGTGCTGGAAAATTACGGCATCGAGCTGCGCGGCATCGCCTTTGATACCATGCTTGAGTCCTACGTGCTGAACAGCGTTGTTGGCCGTCACGATATGGATAGCCTCTCTCAACGCTGGTTGAAGCACAAAACCGTGACTTTCGAAGAGATCGCCGGAAAAGGCAAAAATCAGCTGACCTTCAACCAGATCGCGCTGGAAGAGGCCGGACATTACGCGGCAGAAGATGCCGATGTCACGCTGCAACTTCATCTGGCGATGTGGCCGGAGCTGCAACAGCACGCTGGCCCGCTGAATGTCTTGCAGAATATTGAAATGCCGCTGGTGCCGGTCATTTCGCGTATCGAACGTAACGGCGTCAATATCGATCCAGCAGTGCTGCACAAGCACTCTGAAGAGCTAACCCTGCGTCTGGCGGAGCTGGAGCAAAAAGCACATGAGATCGCGGGCGAAGCATTTAACCTCTCGTCGACCAAGCAGCTGCAAACCATTCTATTTGAAAAGCAGGGCATTAAACCGCTGAAGAAAACGCCGGGCGGCGCGCCGTCGACTTCAGAAGAGGTGCTGGAGGAGCTGGCGCTCGATTACCCGCTGCCGAAGGTGATCCTGCAATATCGCGGCCTGGCGAAGCTTAAATCGACCTATACCGATAAGCTGCCGCTGATGATCAATCCGAAAACCGGAAGAGTACATACCTCTTATCACCAGGCGGTGACCGCGACCGGGCGCTTGTCCTCTACCGATCCCAACCTGCAAAACATTCCTGTGCGTAATGAAGAGGGACGTCGTATTCGTCAGGCCTTTATCGCGCCGAAGGATTACGTCATCGTCTCTGCGGACTATTCGCAGATCGAGCTGCGCATCATGGCGCACCTCTCGCGGGATAAGGGCTTGTTGAAAGCGTTTGCTGAAGGTCAGGATATTCACCGCGCAACGGCGGCGGAGGTCTTTGGTCTGCCGCTGGAGAGCGTAAGCAATGAGCAGCGCCGCAGCGCGAAAGCGATCAACTTCGGTTTGATCTACGGCATGAGCGCCTTTGGTCTGTCGCGCCAGCTCAATATTCCGCGCAAAGAGTCGCAGAAGTATATGGATCTCTACTTCGAGCGCTACCCTGGCGTGCTGGAGTATATGGAGCGCACCCGGGCACAGGCGAAAGAGAGCGGGTACGTTGAAACACTTGATGGCCGCCGTCTCTATCTGCCGGACATCAAATCGAGCAACGCTGCCCGCCGTGCGGGTGCCGAGCGCGCGGCGATCAACGCCCCGATGCAGGGCACCGCGGCAGATATCATCAAACGCGCGATGATCGCCGTCGATGCGTGGTTACAGCAAGAGAAGCCGCGCGTGCGAATGATCATGCAGGTACACGATGAACTGGTGTTCGAAGTGCACAAAGAGGATATCGAGGCGGTCACGAAGAAGATCCATGAACTGATGGAGAGCAGTACCCAACTCGATGTGCCGCTGCTGGTGGAAGTGGGAAGCGGACCAAACTGGGATCAAGCGCACTAA
- the yihA gene encoding ribosome biogenesis GTP-binding protein YihA/YsxC → MTNLNYQQTHFVTSAPDIRHLPADTGIEVAFAGRSNAGKSSALNTLTNQKSLARTSKTPGRTQLINLFQVAEGKRLVDLPGYGYAEVPEEMKIKWQRALGEYLEKRQCLKGLVVLMDIRHPLKDLDQQMIHWAVASEIPVLVLLTKADKLASGARKAQVTMVREAAIAFNGDVQVEAFSSLKKQGVDKLREKLDSWFSSIAPATEEAGE, encoded by the coding sequence TTGACTAACCTGAATTACCAACAGACGCACTTTGTCACCAGTGCGCCTGATATTCGCCACTTACCCGCCGATACCGGCATCGAAGTGGCATTCGCTGGCCGCTCCAACGCCGGAAAATCGAGCGCACTCAACACGCTAACCAATCAAAAAAGCCTGGCACGCACCTCTAAAACGCCGGGTCGTACGCAGTTAATCAACCTGTTCCAGGTCGCAGAGGGTAAACGTCTTGTCGATCTGCCCGGCTACGGTTATGCCGAAGTGCCGGAAGAGATGAAGATCAAATGGCAGCGCGCGCTGGGTGAATATCTCGAGAAGCGTCAGTGCCTGAAAGGACTGGTGGTGCTGATGGATATCCGCCATCCGTTAAAAGATCTCGATCAGCAGATGATCCACTGGGCAGTGGCAAGCGAGATCCCGGTGCTGGTGTTGTTGACCAAAGCGGACAAGCTCGCCAGTGGCGCGCGTAAAGCGCAGGTTACGATGGTGCGGGAAGCGGCGATCGCCTTTAACGGAGATGTGCAGGTAGAAGCGTTTTCGTCGCTGAAAAAACAGGGCGTGGATAAACTGCGCGAGAAGCTGGATAGCTGGTTCTCATCTATTGCGCCAGCAACAGAAGAGGCGGGCGAATAA
- the mobB gene encoding molybdopterin-guanine dinucleotide biosynthesis protein MobB: MIPLLAVAAWSGTGKTTLLKKLIPALCARGVRPGLIKHTHHDMDVDTPGKDSYELRKAGAAQTLVASSQRWALMTETPDETELDLGWLVSRMDETRLDLVLVEGFKHEPVPKILLWREDCGHDVTELTIDEHVIAVASDVALTLKIPVLDLNDIEGVAEFVLHWLAQKEAV; the protein is encoded by the coding sequence ATGATCCCATTACTTGCGGTGGCGGCCTGGAGCGGAACGGGTAAGACCACGCTATTGAAAAAGCTGATTCCTGCTCTTTGCGCGCGAGGAGTTCGTCCAGGCTTAATCAAGCATACCCATCATGATATGGATGTTGATACGCCGGGCAAGGATAGTTATGAGCTACGCAAGGCAGGCGCAGCGCAGACGCTGGTCGCCAGCAGCCAGCGCTGGGCATTAATGACGGAAACGCCTGATGAAACGGAGCTAGATCTTGGCTGGCTGGTTAGTAGGATGGATGAGACAAGGCTGGATCTGGTGTTAGTCGAAGGCTTTAAACATGAACCAGTGCCGAAGATCCTGCTCTGGCGCGAAGATTGCGGACACGACGTTACTGAATTAACGATAGATGAACATGTCATCGCGGTAGCGAGCGACGTTGCTTTAACGCTGAAGATACCGGTGTTGGATCTTAATGATATTGAGGGAGTGGCAGAGTTTGTTCTGCACTGGTTAGCGCAGAAAGAGGCTGTTTGA
- a CDS encoding serine/threonine protein kinase produces the protein MTCNAFTFQTLHPDTIMDALFAQGIRVDSGLTPLNSYENRVYQFQDEDRRRYVVKFYRPQRWSAEQIREEHQFALDLQENDVPVAAPLAFNHQTLLTHEDFLFAVFPSVGGRQFEADNLDQMEWVGRYLGRLHQTGRQQRFTHRPDMGVNEYLIEPRQLFETTALIPASLKEAFLSAVDKLIDAVMAQWHNRANVLRLHGDCHAGNILWRDGPMFVDLDDARNGPAVQDLWMLLHGDKAEQRMQLEMIVEAYEEFCEFDTAELALIEPLRAMRLVYYLAWLIRRWDDPAFPKNFPWLNSEDHWRNQTHIFLEQVKVLQEPPLALTPMY, from the coding sequence ATGACCTGTAACGCTTTTACTTTCCAGACGCTTCACCCGGATACCATCATGGATGCGCTCTTCGCGCAGGGGATCCGGGTCGATTCCGGCCTCACTCCGCTTAATAGCTACGAAAACCGTGTTTATCAATTTCAGGACGAAGATCGCCGCCGCTATGTCGTGAAGTTCTACCGTCCGCAGCGCTGGTCAGCGGAACAGATACGTGAAGAGCATCAATTTGCGCTCGACTTGCAAGAGAATGATGTGCCGGTCGCCGCACCACTCGCGTTTAACCATCAAACATTGCTCACCCATGAGGATTTTCTCTTCGCCGTTTTCCCGAGCGTTGGCGGCCGCCAGTTCGAAGCGGATAATCTTGATCAAATGGAGTGGGTTGGCCGCTACCTCGGGCGCTTGCACCAAACCGGCCGTCAACAGCGCTTTACCCATCGTCCTGACATGGGCGTTAACGAATACTTGATCGAGCCGCGCCAGCTTTTTGAGACTACAGCGCTGATCCCCGCAAGCTTAAAAGAGGCGTTTCTGAGCGCAGTTGATAAGCTTATCGATGCTGTTATGGCGCAGTGGCATAATCGCGCCAATGTGCTGCGTCTGCATGGAGATTGCCATGCCGGGAATATTCTCTGGCGCGATGGCCCAATGTTTGTCGATTTAGACGATGCGCGTAATGGCCCGGCGGTGCAAGATTTATGGATGTTGCTGCACGGTGACAAAGCCGAGCAGCGCATGCAGCTGGAGATGATCGTTGAAGCCTACGAAGAGTTTTGTGAGTTTGATACCGCGGAGCTTGCCCTGATTGAACCGCTGCGCGCCATGCGTCTGGTCTACTATCTGGCGTGGCTTATCCGCCGCTGGGACGATCCTGCGTTTCCTAAAAATTTCCCCTGGTTGAACAGCGAAGATCATTGGCGCAATCAGACGCATATTTTTCTTGAACAGGTGAAGGTTCTGCAAGAACCCCCTTTAGCATTAACCCCCATGTATTAA
- a CDS encoding acyltransferase, whose amino-acid sequence MSRLPAVTTLFFSVLLTILLTIVCSLPIIFAGLLKLLIPIPRFWRAISAFCNFMMSCWCEGLYWLLRLNPQLEWDIQGLEGLNKRNWYLLICNHHSWADIVVLCVLFRKQIPMNKYFLKQQLAWVPFIGLACWALDMPFMRRYSRGYLLRHPEKRGKDVETTRRSCEKFRLHPTTMVNFVEGSRFTEEKRRQTRSSFKHLLPPKAAGIAMALNVLGKQFDKLLDVTLCYPENDRTPFFDMLSGKLTRIVVRIDLLPVHEGLHGDYINDKNFKRSFQQWLNGLWLAKDERISAIKATCKNAGH is encoded by the coding sequence ATGTCGAGACTACCCGCGGTTACGACGCTCTTTTTTAGCGTTCTGTTAACCATTTTGCTTACGATTGTTTGCTCTTTGCCGATCATTTTCGCCGGCCTGCTAAAGCTGCTTATTCCGATCCCACGTTTTTGGCGAGCGATCTCAGCATTCTGTAATTTTATGATGTCTTGCTGGTGCGAAGGCCTCTACTGGCTGCTGCGCCTCAATCCCCAGCTGGAATGGGATATCCAGGGGCTGGAGGGATTGAATAAGAGAAACTGGTATCTGCTTATTTGTAACCATCACAGCTGGGCGGATATCGTGGTGCTGTGCGTGCTGTTTCGCAAACAGATCCCGATGAACAAATATTTCCTGAAACAGCAACTCGCCTGGGTGCCCTTTATTGGCCTGGCATGCTGGGCGCTCGATATGCCTTTCATGCGCCGCTACTCAAGAGGCTATCTCCTGCGCCATCCCGAAAAGCGGGGTAAGGATGTTGAGACAACGCGCCGTTCGTGTGAGAAGTTTCGCCTGCATCCGACAACGATGGTGAATTTTGTCGAAGGATCGCGTTTTACAGAGGAGAAACGGCGCCAGACACGCTCTTCGTTTAAGCATCTGTTGCCGCCAAAAGCAGCGGGTATCGCGATGGCACTAAATGTTCTGGGTAAACAGTTCGACAAGTTATTGGATGTGACGCTGTGCTACCCGGAAAACGATCGCACTCCCTTTTTCGACATGCTCAGCGGCAAATTGACCCGTATCGTTGTGCGCATTGATTTGCTGCCGGTTCATGAAGGGTTGCACGGCGATTATATTAATGACAAGAATTTTAAGCGCAGCTTTCAGCAGTGGCTGAATGGGTTGTGGCTCGCGAAAGATGAACGCATTAGCGCCATCAAAGCCACCTGTAAAAACGCCGGTCACTGA